The Candidatus Zixiibacteriota bacterium genomic sequence TAGGCAATTGACTTTTTCTGAAGCCATCTACCAAGCATTCTATAAATATCGCCGCCGAATCCGTAAAATCCGATAGGAAAAAGCTAACTATAGGCTCGGCTGAGAGATTTTCGATATCAACCGTTATCGTGTCATTGCTTATCTGCCAGAAAAATATCATGTCTGAGGAATCGGGATATATCTGTCCCGGTTCAGCGAAGGACTGCAAACTTGACAACCCGACGATCATTATACTTAGAAATAACCGCAAAATAAACTCCTGACGCGAGTTCCCTTTTTGTTCTTTGAATATAGAAACCAACCGGCATCACCTCTTGACGAAGAGTTTCCACTTTTCTGCCCAGAATATCATACACCGATACATCATAAACAGCTTCTTCAATAATCTGCCATCTAAAAGCAGGGCCCGTATTTGATGGATTGGGGTGAACCTGCAGCCCGAAGGCTACGGGCCTTGGATCCAGTTCACCCCCCTCGGAGGGCCTATGCCTAAGCCTGTGTTGTAATACACCGTATCCGAAACAATCGCTTCCGAGGTGTCATCTACCGTAGAAATCGCCCGAATAGTAAATAAAGCCCAATCTCCAACATTAGTTAGTATTACGGAATTTTCCTGAATATCCTCGGCTGGTGAAACACCTGTTAATGAATCAACTACTCCATTTATTGTGTATGACCAGATATAATGGTCAAGCGGATTGCCATAATCAGGCGCCTGCCAGGTTACAGCCAGATGACCATCATGGTCATTAAACTGCGCTAAAGCAGTAATAGGGAGAATCAACAGAAATAGCAGTATTAATGCTTTCTTCATTTTTTTAGCTTCCTCATTTAAAAAATTAAACAGAAGTTTTACAAACTCAACGAATCATTATAGTAAAATAATTTGCCAAAGCAAACATATTTTATATGGCATTCGTTTTTTTTACGTAGATGTCGGATTTTTGAAGTGTTTCCATAGAAGAACGATTACATTAAATATCGATTATCTCTTATAATCATATCGAGAGCTGGCGGCGGAGTTTGGGAACACCATAATATTGTCGGGTTGTTGCCTTTAAAATAATTAATCATAAAAGTAATGTCAGAACCCATAAACTTGCAGTCGCCATTAGCATCGGCAGCCGAATACAGCCATGACTCGGCAGATTCATTCCAGCAGGAATCAGGCGGCGGCATTCCCTTTCCTCTGAAATAATTAACGCCATATACAACATCGCTGGCTAAAATGATCTGATTGCCGTTAATATCGCCAGGCACAAAGAGGCAGTCATTTTCCGAGTAAACTTGCTTGCGGTGAAATGTTTGGGAAAACTCCGGAAATTATTAATGCTTGATAATTATTCGCTTATTATTTAATGTTATATATGTTTTGGTTAATAACCGGAGCCGCTGAAATCTAATTGATTTAGCTGCGGCTTCCAAAAACCGTTTTTAAATAAAAATCTCGACGGAGGCTTTCATGAACTCATTGCTTCTAACCGCAATAATTGTCGCCTGGCTGATTATCGCTTACAGACTATACGGCAAATTCATCGAAAAACGCTTGGTCGAACCGGATGACAGTCATCAGACGCCGGCTCATGCCAACTATGACGGCATCGATTACTCGCCAGCTAAAACGCCGTTATTGTTCGGACATCATTTCTCATCGATTGCCGGCGCCGGACCGATTGTGGGACCGCTTATCGGTGTGATGTATTTCGGCTGGTTAGTATCCTCATTGTGGATTGCCATAGGTTCGGTGTTTATAGGCGCGGTACATGATTACTTAGCCCTGATGATATCGATTAGAAGCGGCGGCAATTCGATTAACTATACCGCCGAGCAGACTCTCGGCAAGGTTTCCAAGATAGTATTCGCAGCATTCCTCTGGCTGACATTAGTGCTGGTCGTGGCGATATTTGCGGTAGTTACCGCCAACACCTTAATCGCCAAACCGGAAATAGTGATACCCACATTCGGTTTGATTGTAATCGCGGTATTTTTCGGTTATTCGGTCTATCGCCTCAAATGGCATATTGCAATCGGCACGGTTGCGTCTTTAGCTCTGCTGGCGATACTTCTTTACATAGGGGGGAAATGTCCGATTATTTTGCCCGATTCATTTTTAGGCTTTTCTCCGTTTGATATATGGTTCTTGGTTCTGATGATTTACTGCATCATAGCCTCGACCATACCGGTCTGGATTCTGCTTCAGCCGCGCGATTATCTATCCTCGTGGCTTCTGTATATCGGTATGGGACTCGGCTTTTTGGGGCTGATAGCTGCGCATCCTCATATCAACGCCCCGGCTTACATATCATTCACTACCGACAAGGGGCCTGTGTGGCCGATGCTGTTTGTGATTATCGCCTGCGGCGCGGTTTCGGGATTCCATTCGCTGGTCTCAAGCGGCACCTCCTCCAAACAGCTCGATAAGGAAACGACAGGCTTGCGTATCGGCTATGGGGCAATGCTGACCGAGACGGCGTTAGCGGCTTTGGTCATCGCTATTGCCGGCGGTGTTCTTGTTTGGGATCCCTCGGCGGTCAAATCGGCGTTGGGGTATCAGTATCTTATGGGCGAAGGCGGCGGGCCGATTGTAGCCTTCGCTACCGGTTTTGGCAGCCTCGTATCGAGCTTGCCTGCCGTTACGTTTGTAGCCGGCATGTTTATCGGCATGCTGATGCTTAACGCCTTTGTGATTACCACGCTTGATACGGCAACCCGTCTGGCGCGCTTCATCATGGTAGAATCATTAGGCGAGAGATTCAAACCGCTTGGCAATCGATATGCAGCAACCATAATAACGGTAATAGCGGCGGCGTTTTTCGGCGCTACCGGAAGCTACAAGACTATCTGGCCGGTATTCGG encodes the following:
- a CDS encoding T9SS type A sorting domain-containing protein — translated: MDPRPVAFGLQVHPNPSNTGPAFRWQIIEEAVYDVSVYDILGRKVETLRQEVMPVGFYIQRTKRELASGVYFAVISKYNDRRVVKFAVLR
- a CDS encoding carbon starvation protein A, whose translation is MNSLLLTAIIVAWLIIAYRLYGKFIEKRLVEPDDSHQTPAHANYDGIDYSPAKTPLLFGHHFSSIAGAGPIVGPLIGVMYFGWLVSSLWIAIGSVFIGAVHDYLALMISIRSGGNSINYTAEQTLGKVSKIVFAAFLWLTLVLVVAIFAVVTANTLIAKPEIVIPTFGLIVIAVFFGYSVYRLKWHIAIGTVASLALLAILLYIGGKCPIILPDSFLGFSPFDIWFLVLMIYCIIASTIPVWILLQPRDYLSSWLLYIGMGLGFLGLIAAHPHINAPAYISFTTDKGPVWPMLFVIIACGAVSGFHSLVSSGTSSKQLDKETTGLRIGYGAMLTETALAALVIAIAGGVLVWDPSAVKSALGYQYLMGEGGGPIVAFATGFGSLVSSLPAVTFVAGMFIGMLMLNAFVITTLDTATRLARFIMVESLGERFKPLGNRYAATIITVIAAAFFGATGSYKTIWPVFGAANQLVAALALIVISAYLVGIRKPRIYTVIPALFMTATTIGALIYQMIGFIDSGNIVLAALSIVLVCLALFMVWEARAVLLWLRRK